Proteins found in one Hippopotamus amphibius kiboko isolate mHipAmp2 chromosome 12, mHipAmp2.hap2, whole genome shotgun sequence genomic segment:
- the GMEB2 gene encoding glucocorticoid modulatory element-binding protein 2 isoform X1, producing MATPDVSVHMEEVVVVTTPDTAADGSGVEEVKTVLVTTNLAPHGGDLTEDNMETENAAAAAAAAFTASSQLKEAVLVKMAEEEESLEAEIVYPITCGDSRANLIWRKFVCPGINVKCVQYDEHVISPKEFVHLAGKSTLKDWKRAIRMNGIMLRKIMDSGELDFYQHDRVCSNTCRSTKIDLSGARASLGSPTPAEYIPLTPATADVNGAPATITIETCEDPGDWTTAVGDDTFAFWRGLKDAGLLDEVIQEFRQELGETMKGLQQRVQDPPLQLRDAVLLNNIVQNFGMLDLVKKVLASHKCQMDRSREQYARDLAALEQQCDEHRRRAKELKHKSQHLSNVLMTLAPVALPPPVKRPRLARAASGPAAIASQVLAQSAQIALTPGVPVSQLTSVPLGKVVSALPSPVLGKAAPQAAPASSPASPLLGGYTVLASSGTTFPSTVEIHPDASSLTVLSTAAMQDGSTVVKVVSPLQLLTLPGLGPTLQNVAQVSPGGSTIVTVPTGAVESAVAAPGPEEHTATIEVAAMAEGHEHK from the exons ATGGCCACCCCTGACGTGAGCGTCCAcatggaggaggtggtggtggtgacgacGCCTGACACGGCAGCGGACGGCAGCGGCGTGGAGGAGGTGAAGACCGTGCTGGTCACCACCAACCTGGCCCCACACGG GGGTGACCTGACGGAGGACAACATGGAGACGGAAAACGCTGCGGCGGCTGCTGCAGCCGCGTTCACAGCATCCTCGCAACTCAAGGAGGCCGTGTTAG TGAAGATGGCTGAAGAGGAGGAGAGCCTGGAGGCTGAGATCGTGTACCCCATCACCTGCGGGGACAGCAGAGCCAACCTCATCTGGAGGAAGTTCGTGTGCCCCGGCATCAACGTGAAGTGTGTGCAG TACGACGAGCACGTCATCAGCCCCAAGGAGTTTGTGCACCTGGCGGGCAAGTCCACCCTGAAGGACTGGAAGCGGGCCATCCGCATGAACGGCATCATGCTGAg GAAGATCATGGACTCCGGGGAGCTGGACTTCTACCAGCACGACAGGGTCTGCTCCAACACCTGCCGCAGCACCAAGATCGACctctcgggggcccgcgcctCCCTGGGCAGCCCCACACCTGCCGAGTACATCCCGCTCACACCCGCCACAGCTGACG TGAACGGGGCTCCTGCCACCATCACCATCGAGACCTGTGAGGACCCTGGGGACTGGACCACCGCCGTCGGAG ATGACACGTTTGCCTTCTGGCGAGGGCTGAAGGATGCGGGCCTGCTGGACGAGGTGATTCAGGAGTTCCGCCAGGAGTTGGGGGAGACCATGAAGGGCCTGCAGCAGCGGGTCCAGGACCCCCCCCTGCAGCTGCGAG ACGCCGTCCTTCTCAACAACATCGTGCAGAACTTCGGCATGCTGGACCTGGTGAAGAAGGTGCTGGCCAGCCACAAGTGCCAGATGGACCGCTCGCGGGAGCAGTACGCCCGCGACCTGGCAG CCCTGGAGCAGCAGTGTGACGAGCACCGCCGCCGGGCCAAGGAGCTCAAGCACAAGTCGCAGCACCTCAGCAACGTGCTCATGACGCTGGCGCCCGTCGCCCTGCCGCCCCCCGTCAAGCGGCCGCGCCTCGCGAGGGCCGCGTCGGGGCCGGCCGCCATCGCCTCGCAGGTGCTCGCGCAGTCCGCCCAGATCGCCCTGACCCCCGGCGTGCCCGTCTCCCAGCTCACCAGCGTGCCGCTGGGCAAGGTGGTGTCCGCCCTGCCCTCCCCCGTGCTGGGCAAGGCCGCGCCCCAGGCCGCTCCGGCCAGCTCCCCCGCCTCGCCGCTGCTCGGGGGCTACACGGTGCTGGCCTCCTCGGGCACCACCTTCCCCAGCACGGTGGAGATCCACCCGGACGCGTCCAGCCTCACGGTCCTGAGCACGGCCGCCATGCAGGACGGCAGCACCGTGGTCAAGGTGGTGAGCCCACTGCAGCTGCTCACGCTGCCcggcctgggccccaccctgcaGAACGTGGCACAGGTGTCGCCCGGGGGCAGCACCATCGTGACAGTGCCCACGGGGGCCGTCGAGAGTGCCGTGGCCGCCCCAGGACCCGAGGAGCACACGGCCACCATCGAGGTGGCCGCCATGGCGGAGGGCCACGAGCACAAGTAG
- the GMEB2 gene encoding glucocorticoid modulatory element-binding protein 2 isoform X2 — MAEEEESLEAEIVYPITCGDSRANLIWRKFVCPGINVKCVQYDEHVISPKEFVHLAGKSTLKDWKRAIRMNGIMLRKIMDSGELDFYQHDRVCSNTCRSTKIDLSGARASLGSPTPAEYIPLTPATADVNGAPATITIETCEDPGDWTTAVGDDTFAFWRGLKDAGLLDEVIQEFRQELGETMKGLQQRVQDPPLQLRDAVLLNNIVQNFGMLDLVKKVLASHKCQMDRSREQYARDLAALEQQCDEHRRRAKELKHKSQHLSNVLMTLAPVALPPPVKRPRLARAASGPAAIASQVLAQSAQIALTPGVPVSQLTSVPLGKVVSALPSPVLGKAAPQAAPASSPASPLLGGYTVLASSGTTFPSTVEIHPDASSLTVLSTAAMQDGSTVVKVVSPLQLLTLPGLGPTLQNVAQVSPGGSTIVTVPTGAVESAVAAPGPEEHTATIEVAAMAEGHEHK; from the exons ATGGCTGAAGAGGAGGAGAGCCTGGAGGCTGAGATCGTGTACCCCATCACCTGCGGGGACAGCAGAGCCAACCTCATCTGGAGGAAGTTCGTGTGCCCCGGCATCAACGTGAAGTGTGTGCAG TACGACGAGCACGTCATCAGCCCCAAGGAGTTTGTGCACCTGGCGGGCAAGTCCACCCTGAAGGACTGGAAGCGGGCCATCCGCATGAACGGCATCATGCTGAg GAAGATCATGGACTCCGGGGAGCTGGACTTCTACCAGCACGACAGGGTCTGCTCCAACACCTGCCGCAGCACCAAGATCGACctctcgggggcccgcgcctCCCTGGGCAGCCCCACACCTGCCGAGTACATCCCGCTCACACCCGCCACAGCTGACG TGAACGGGGCTCCTGCCACCATCACCATCGAGACCTGTGAGGACCCTGGGGACTGGACCACCGCCGTCGGAG ATGACACGTTTGCCTTCTGGCGAGGGCTGAAGGATGCGGGCCTGCTGGACGAGGTGATTCAGGAGTTCCGCCAGGAGTTGGGGGAGACCATGAAGGGCCTGCAGCAGCGGGTCCAGGACCCCCCCCTGCAGCTGCGAG ACGCCGTCCTTCTCAACAACATCGTGCAGAACTTCGGCATGCTGGACCTGGTGAAGAAGGTGCTGGCCAGCCACAAGTGCCAGATGGACCGCTCGCGGGAGCAGTACGCCCGCGACCTGGCAG CCCTGGAGCAGCAGTGTGACGAGCACCGCCGCCGGGCCAAGGAGCTCAAGCACAAGTCGCAGCACCTCAGCAACGTGCTCATGACGCTGGCGCCCGTCGCCCTGCCGCCCCCCGTCAAGCGGCCGCGCCTCGCGAGGGCCGCGTCGGGGCCGGCCGCCATCGCCTCGCAGGTGCTCGCGCAGTCCGCCCAGATCGCCCTGACCCCCGGCGTGCCCGTCTCCCAGCTCACCAGCGTGCCGCTGGGCAAGGTGGTGTCCGCCCTGCCCTCCCCCGTGCTGGGCAAGGCCGCGCCCCAGGCCGCTCCGGCCAGCTCCCCCGCCTCGCCGCTGCTCGGGGGCTACACGGTGCTGGCCTCCTCGGGCACCACCTTCCCCAGCACGGTGGAGATCCACCCGGACGCGTCCAGCCTCACGGTCCTGAGCACGGCCGCCATGCAGGACGGCAGCACCGTGGTCAAGGTGGTGAGCCCACTGCAGCTGCTCACGCTGCCcggcctgggccccaccctgcaGAACGTGGCACAGGTGTCGCCCGGGGGCAGCACCATCGTGACAGTGCCCACGGGGGCCGTCGAGAGTGCCGTGGCCGCCCCAGGACCCGAGGAGCACACGGCCACCATCGAGGTGGCCGCCATGGCGGAGGGCCACGAGCACAAGTAG